The sequence CCGGAAGAGCTTCCGGTCCAGTGATCTCTTTTTCTTTCCCTGGTCTCGTCTTTTCCAGATCATTATCTTCCCAGGGCGAGTGGCCTAGACTGGATATGGCAGCAGCCTCCTAAGCTGCAGGTCCGGGGTTCGAATCCCCGCTCGCCCGCTCCCACTTATTAGCCAGACAATTATTCTGATTCAATTAAAAAAAGCATTGGGCCAATAAACCCTTTGATTGTTTTTTTCTTTTTTTGTCCAACACCTCTCTTCTTCTATGTTAGCATGGGTCTTTCTACACATTACTCCTGGATATTCGACCCCTTTATGCCATCCGTGAGCCTGCTGGCTATCATTCCCTCATCCATACGGACAATTCATTTGAACATCAGGCAGAGGTCTAGGACGTATCGGGATGCGGTGAGGTTCGGGCTTTAGAATTCTGACTAATTAGATGAGAGAATGAGTGGACAAAGGATTTTCTTGCGTAACAACATTCTGGAGTAAGAATGTCATCTCAGGTCAAGGTAAACATGAAAGTGTGCGGCAAGGTCCATCTGATCGAGGTGGTCATGCTTCCGGACGGCAACTTCGAGGTCACGGCGGAGACCAAATGCGACAACGTCAAGGAGTTCGTCGAAATGATCAAAACGCTCTCAATAGCGGACCTCACGGATAAAGCCAACAGCAAAGTGTGGGAGAGCGTGAAGCATTCCAGGATGAGCGCCACCTGCTTGGTTCCCGCAGCGGTCTTTTGCGCTGCCTGGATGGAGGCCGGTCTGTTGTCAAAGAACCTGGCCAAGGCGGCGGGGAGCAACAGCGTGGAGTTCTTCTGACCTCGGCGAGACGAAGAGTCATTAAGACCACCAATCTCCAATAGTCGCCCGGAGCGTTCCCAGATGAAGGATTATGATCTCATCGTAATAGGCTCAGGCGCGGGCATGAACGTGGCCGCGAAGGCCCGGAGCCACAATCTCAAGGTCGCCGTGGTCGAGGATGGGCCTTTGGGAGGGACCTGCCTCAACCGGGGCTGCATTCCCAGCAAGATCCTGATCGAACCCGCCACCTTGATAAGGGAGATCGAGGACGGCAAGCTCATCGGAGTTATGGCCCGGGTGGAGAGCGTGGATTTCAAGCTGATCCGGGAGCGCATGTGGAGCCTGGTGCTCCAAGACCGAAAGCAGATGGAGGCTGGGGTGGCTCAAGATACCGGATTGGATTTCTACCACTTGCGGGCGCAGTTCGTCGGCACGAAGGTCCTTCAGGCGGGGGCAGAGCAGATTCGCGCCCCCAAGATCATGATCGCCTGCGGCGTTCGCACCTCAGTGCCGGACACACCCGGTCTGGCGGAGACCGGTTACCTGACATCGGAGACCGTCTTCGATATCGACAGGCTACCCAAGAGCCTGGTCATCCTGGGTGGGGGCCACAAGGCCTGCGAGTTCGGGCACTTCTTCTCCGCTCTGGGAACGGCGGTCACTATAGTCGGTCACAACCCGGCGCTCCTGCCTAGGGAGGAACCAGAGGTCAGCGATCTGGTGGCGACGAAAATGGGAGAGCACGTTCAGATCCGCACCAACCGGGATGTGTTAGAGGTTCGGCGTGTGGAAGAAGGGAAGACCGTCCGATTCCTTGACCGAGCATCAGGCAAGATCGAACAGGTGCAGGCCGAGGAGATCATGCTCACCACCGGAGTGAAGAGCAACGCCGACCTGCTGAACGTATCCGCAGCGGGCATCAAGACCG comes from Methanomassiliicoccales archaeon and encodes:
- a CDS encoding dihydrolipoyl dehydrogenase, which translates into the protein MKDYDLIVIGSGAGMNVAAKARSHNLKVAVVEDGPLGGTCLNRGCIPSKILIEPATLIREIEDGKLIGVMARVESVDFKLIRERMWSLVLQDRKQMEAGVAQDTGLDFYHLRAQFVGTKVLQAGAEQIRAPKIMIACGVRTSVPDTPGLAETGYLTSETVFDIDRLPKSLVILGGGHKACEFGHFFSALGTAVTIVGHNPALLPREEPEVSDLVATKMGEHVQIRTNRDVLEVRRVEEGKTVRFLDRASGKIEQVQAEEIMLTTGVKSNADLLNVSAAGIKTDAKNYVVVNEYLETSVPGIWAFGDVIGRHMFRHTANYESDVAWFNAFGKVKVKLDEHAVPHAVFTYPEVASVGMIETDARKRGRKYFVGFSKFRDCAKGYAMGDEDSFVKVLVDAETLRILGASIVGPQASILLQPIVYLMNCADQTYTPIARSQVIHPALSEAVVNAFANLMDPEHHHERSR